ACTTCCATTCTATGCCCCATGTTAAATACTTTATACATTTCTTTCCAATCTGTGCCAGACTGTTCTTGTATCAATTTAAATAGGGGTGGAATAGGAAATAAGTTATCCTTAATCACATGAACATCGTCATTAATAAAGTGAAGCACCTTTGTTTGTGCGCCACCACTGCAATGAACTAAGCCGTGAATGTCTTTTCTGTAAGAATCTAATATTTTCTTAAGTACTGGGGCATAAGTCCTAGTAGGTGAAAGAACTAGTTTGCCAGCAGTAATGCTATTTTGCTCGTCGATTCGAACTTGGTCAGTTAATTTTTTGCCTCCCGAGAAAACTAAATCGAATGGAACTGACGGGTCAAAACTTTCTGGATAGTTATTTGCTACAGATTTCTCAAAGACATCATGGCGAGCTGAAGTTAATCCATTTGAGCCCATTCCGCCATTGTATTCAGTTTCATAAGTTGCTTGTCCGTAGGAAGCCAGGCCAACAATCACGTCTCCATCTTGAATAGTATGGTTACTGATAACTTCATCGCGTTTCATACGGCATGTAACCGTAGAATCGACAATAATTGTTCTTACTAAATCGCCAACATCAGCAGTTTCGCCTCCGGTAGAATAGATAGAGATACCAAGTGCTCTTAACTCAGCTAAAATTTCTTCAGTTCCGTTAATAATTGCGGCAATAACTTCTCCTGTAATTAGGTTTTTATTTCTGCCAATTGTTGAGGATAATAAGATGTTATCAGTAGCGCCAACACAAATTAAATCATCTAGGTTCATGATAATTGCGTCCTGTGCAATTCCTTTCCAAACAGAAATATCACCAGTTTCTTTCCAATAGGTATAAGCTAACGATGATTTTGTTCCGGCGCCATCGGCATGCATGATATTGCAATATTCTTCGTCGCCACCTAAAATATCAGGAATGATTTTGCAAAATGCTTGAGGGAAAATACCCTTGTCAATATTCTTAATAGCCGCATGTACATCTTCTTTCGATGCAGAAACGCCACGTTGGTTATACCTATTATCGCTCATTGTTGCAAAGATAAGTTTTTAAGCTGAAAGACTAAAGCTGAAAGGGTAAAGATTAGAGGTGTATTAATGATTTTGCAATCTTGTTTTGAAAAGCAGGGACAGTAGCATTTCTTGAAGTTAGTCGGGCTTTTTGCTACAATCTTTTTGTGCTTCGACTCCCGAAGAAGTCGGGACAAGTACGCTCAGCATGACAAAAAGGATTTTCGCTCCTACCGATAGCTATCGGTACCCGTTTAAATAATGCAGGTTTGTGCTTTTGCAGCCCTAAATAGTAGCACCTGCTTTTGTTTCTAAACCTTATTGCAGCGGTATACTTTTATTTGCGAAGCTTATAAAAGATGTAGCGGAAAGAAGGAATGACATTAATAGTTGTAGAGGTTTGCTTTTCAAATGCAATTTTAAGAAAAGATTTCTCGTCGCTGCGCTACCGATGTGAAATCGGCGCAAGTCTGGATGCACACTGTAAACACCCCGTCTGCCAAAGGCAGCCACCCCTCTAAAAGAGGGGAATTAAAAAAGGCGTCCCGATTAAATCGAAACGCCTTAAATGTTATAAAGAAAGAATCTTATTTTAAGAATAATAACTCTCTGAATTTAGGCAATGGCCAAACGCTATCGTCAACAATTTGCTCTAATTTATCAACGTGGTAACGGATGGTGTCAAAGTAAACTTTAACTTTTTCATCGTAACCAATTGCTTTATCACGGCTGTCTTCAATTGCATTGGTTTTTTTGCGTTCTTCTAACATCGCATCGATATTAGTTTTAACAATGCCAATATGCTCAGAAAGCGTGTTGATGATTGCAAGTGGAGTAGCAATAGCTTCTTTGCTTAAACCAAGGTCTTTTAATCCTTTTGCATTCTCAATCAAAATGTTTTGATAAGCAATTGCAGCTGGTAAAATTTGACTATTGGTCACTTCGCCCATTACACGAGCCTCGATTTGTAATTTTCTGAAGAAACTTTCTAATAAAATCTCATGACGAGCGTGTAATTCACGTTTGCTGAAGATGTTAGTTTTAGTAAACAACTCAGTAGATTTATCGCTTACGTAAGCATCTAGAGCTTTTGGAGTAGTTTTGATGTTTGATAAACCACGTTTAGCAGCTTCATCAGCCCACTCTTGGCTATAACCATTTCCTTCGAAACGAATATCTTTAGATTCTTTAATGTATCTTTTGATAACTGTTAATAAGGCAACGTCTTTTTTATCGCCTTTTTTAATCAATTTATCTACGTCTACTTTAAATTTAGTTAACTGGTCTGCAACGATTGCATTTAAAACAGTCATTGGTGCAGAAGAGTTAGCTGATGAACCTACTGCTCTTAATTCGAATTTGTTACCTGTAAATGCGAATGGAGAAGTACGGTTACGATCTGTATTATCTAAAGTAATTTGAGGGATTTTAGGAATACCTAACCATAAACCATTATCTTCTTTAGTTTTTTTGCTGATACGAGAGTGCTCGATTTCATCTAAAATCTCATCTAATTGCTGACCTAAGAAGATAGAGATGATTGCTGGTGGGGCTTCGTTAGCACCTAAACGGTGATCGTTGCTTACTGAAGTAATACTTGCTCTTAATAAATCCGCATGCTCATAAACAGCTTTAACTGTATTTACGAAGAATGTTAAGAACATTAAGTTGTTTTTAGGCGTTTTGCCTGGTGCTAATAGGTTTTTACCAGTATCAGTGATTAGAGACCAGTTGTTGTGCTTACCAGAACCATTAATACCTGCGTATGGTTTCTCATGTAATAATACTTTGAAGTTATGACGACGAGCAACTTTTTCCATTAAATCCATCAATAATTGATTGTGGTCAATAGCTAAGTTGATTTCTTCGTAAATAGGAGCACATTCAAATTGAGAAGGAGCAACCTCGTTGTGACGAGTTTTTAAAGGAATACCTAATTTTAAAGCTTCGTTTTCGAAATCTACCATATAAGCAAATACACGCTCAGGGATAGAACCGAAATAGTGGTCTTCTAATTGTTGTCCTTTAGCAGACATGTGTCCGAATAAAGTACGGCCAGTCATTACTAAATCTGGACGAGCATTAAACAAAGCAAGGTCTACTAAGAAATATTCTTGTTCAATACCTAAAGAAGCATTTACTTTAGTGATGCTTTTATCGAAATATTGACAAACATCAACAGCAGCTTTGTCCATTGCCGCTAATGCTTTTAATAAAGGTGCTTTATAATCTAAAGATTCTCCTGTATATGAAATAAATACAGTTGGAATACAAAGTGTTTTACCAGCTTTGCTTTCCATGATAAATGCTGGAGAAGAAGGATCCCAAGCAGTGTAACCACGAGCTTCGAAAGTATTACGAATACCTCCGTTAGGGAAACTAGAAGCATCTGGTTCTTGTTGAACTAATGCACTTCCAGCAAATTTTTCAATTGCTCCATCGCCACTAGGCTCAAAAAATGAATCATGTTTCTCTGCTGTAGAACCGGTTAATGGTTGAAACCAGTGCGTATAGTGAGTAGCACCTTTAGCCATTGCCCAAGTTTTCATAGCTGATGCGATTTGGTTAGCATCGTCAGCATTAATTAATTCACCTTGACCAATAGTAGAGATTAGCTTTTCATAAACTTCTTTAGACAAGAAGTCTCTCATCTTTTTCTTATCAAAAACATTCGAACCGTAAAAATCAGAAATTTTTGATGAGGGTGCTTGAACTTCTGGTGAAATTCTATTTTGCGCCTCTTTTAGAGCAATTGTTCTTAGACTTTTCATTAGTTTGTTATTTTTTTATTTGTAATGAAGCTATCATAAGTTTTTTATTGTTTGTTTTAAACGTAAACTTATGATGGTTTCATTGATTTGTTTAAATTTTATCCAAAAATAGAATTTTTTATCAATTTTTTCAATGAAATTTCAAAGTTTTAGTAAAATTTTAATGTTTTTTCTTAAAACGGACATAAAAATGGCAAAAATGTTTAAAAAAATAAAAATGTGTAAAAAATCAATATTTGCCTTTTCAAAATATTTTTGAGATTCTTTATGGAATTGTTCAATAACTAACATCATAGTTAAAAAAACCTAAAAGCTATGTTTAACAATTCATCAAATTTATACGGCAGTGAGTGGCTTGCTCTCGTATTCCAAAACAGAAACAAAAATTATGGTGCTTACGCATTAAGAACAGAGTCTTCTAACATTATGGTAAAGGCGCTATTGATTGTAGTACCTGTATTCGTTTTGCTTTTTGTTGGACCATTGATTTATGCGCAAATGCAACCAGAAGTGCCAATAATTACTCATCGAACTGTGGAAGTGCAAGATGTTGAACCAATTCATGATATGAAAAAGGAAGAGCCTAAAAAAGAGGAGCCTAAACAAGAAGAACCTGCGCCACAAGAACCAGTAAAAACAAAAGCTTTTTTAGCTCCTGTTGTTGTAGCTGAACCAATTGATGATACGCCCCCACCAACAAGTGTTGAATTGCAAACAGCAGTTATTGGCAGCACTAGCTCAGAAGGAAAGGATGGGGCTGGTAATGCTAATCCAGCACCCAGTAGTGGTGGCGGAGGTGGTACGGCAACAAATGGAGAAAGTGACACTAAAGTATATGAGACTTCAGGGGTTGAGAAATTTCCTGAATTTCCAGGAGGAATGGCTGCCTGGGCAAAATTTATTCAGAAAAATTTAAGATATCCTTATGCTGCTCAAGAAAATGAAGTGCAAGGTAAAGTTTATATCAGCTTTGTAATTGAAAAAGATGGGACTTTATCTGATGTGAAATTAGTACGTGGTATTGGTTATGGTTGTGATGATGAAGCCATGAGGGTTATCAAAAAATCTCCAAAATGGGAACCTGGCAAACAGAACAATAACAATGTAAGGGTTCGCTATAATATGCCAATTAATTATACTATTTCTAATTAATACTCCTTGATTTTTAGACAAGCGATGGGTTATTGTTACTCATCGCTTTTTTTATACCATCCATTTATAATACCACATTTGAAATTGTAATAATAACCAAACCCTTTGTGCATTATAGTTAGTGCAATTGGCATAAAATGATGACTTTATTTTTAATGCTTCTTTTACATTGAATAACTGATGTTGTTTCAATTTCTCTTCTGATAAGTATTCTTCTACTAATGGTTTAAGTATTGTTTTTAGCCACTTCGCCAAAGGAATTACAAAACCTTTTTTTGGGTTAGCTATAAAGCTTGAAGGGATGTATTTAGCAGTGATTTTTTTAAGTAAATATTTTTGTTCCCCCTCTTTAATGAACCATTTAGAATCTAATGATGCTAAATAAACGATCAATTCATTTTTTAATAGGGCATCTCTATTATCTACACCATAATGAGAAAAACACTTATCGTTTTTTAAAAAGATATTGTTAGGTAGATAATTGTGTAAATCATGAATGAGTAAGTCTTTAATGTTTTGAGCATTGCCCTTAGCTTTATTTGGAATATCTGCATCTACGTTTAATAATTTTCCAATTTGATTTAAACTATAACAGGCATTAATAGCTAGATATTTATTTAATAGCCCTTCTCCTTCTAAAACCTCTTTCAATTTAGGCTGAGTTTTCATCAGGAATTTAATCAAAGCATCTTTAAGTAATTTGGGAAGATTACCACTTAATAAGGAATTAATTTTAATTGCCTTTGCATAAGTCCTGTAGCCGCCAAATAATTCATCACCACCTTCAGAACCTAATAAAACTTTAACCTCATCTTTAACTTTATTGGCGATAAATAATAAGAGTATAGCACTACTATCGCCTATTGGTTCATCAAATACTTCGGGTAGGTTGTTGGCCATGTTAATGGCATCAACCTTGTCTAGATAAAACTCCTTATGATTTGTTTTGAGATGTTCGGCAACTTTCCTTGCTTGTAGTGCTTCGTCTAACTTTTCATTTTTATAACTTACGGTATAAGTTTTTATTCTTTTTGTCTGGTTTTTTTGCAAAATAGCAGCTACAATTGCGCTATCAAAACCACCACTTAATAGAACACCAATAGAAACATCAGCAACATTTCTCTTTAAGATCGATTCTGTTAACAGATCTTCAACATGATCTAGGATCTGTTCTTCGGTATGGTTGCTTTCGGAAATTGAGGGAATAAGCTGTTTTCTAGTTAAAGGGGTATCGTAACCATTGCCACTATGAATGTCAATTGTGGTTAAAGTACCTTTTTTAAGCTTATATATATTGTTATAAATGGTCTCTTCTCCAATAAAATAGCCATACCTGAAAAAAGTGGGTATAGCATTTTTATTAATTTCCTTTTTTATTGATGGATAGGAAATTAGCGCTCTAATTTCTGAAGCAAAGGCATAAAATCCCTTTTCTTTATAATAGTATATAGGTTTGCCTCCAATTTCATCTTTAGCAATTAACAACTGGTTTAACTTTCTGTCTATTATGGCAAAGGCAAAAGAGCCGTCTAACATTTCAAAACAGCTGTAACCCCATTTTTTATATCCCTCTAAGATAACCTCTGTATCTGATAGCGTAGAAAATATAACACCATATTTAATCAGGGCCTCTCTGAGCTCTAAATAATTAAAAATAGTACCATCTAATGTAATACTATATTTACCGCAATTTGAGGTAAATGGTTGCGAAGCTTTTTTACTTAAATCTACGGTTGCTAAACGTTGGTGGGCAATACCTAAAGTATAATGATCCTTTTGGTCGAAAATTAGCCCATTTCCATTACCACCACGATGAAGGAGGGTGGCAGATGATTGTGCTAAATCTATTTCGTTTATTTTGTGATTATGGTCTATAAATCCAGTTATTCCACTCATAATCTCTTAACAAATTTAGATTTTTAGCTAGGTTAAATCAATACTTGGTTATTTGAATTCATCAATACAATTACTCAAAATAATGAGTAGCGTATTGAGGAATCTTATCTGTTCAAACATACAAATATTTACCTAAAGTATTATTGTTTACACCAAAATGTAACTTTGTTAAATAAAAAAGGTTCTAGCAAATTTGTGCCAGAACCCTTTGGTTGTTATTAAAACGTTTAGCTTATTTTAAGCCGTCTTTTATTTTTTTAATCAGGTCTAGGTGCCCTTTAACGATAGGTGCTGTTTTAGTGGCAAAAGCTTTTAAATCCGCATCCTTACCATCTTTTGACTCTTTATCTAATAAATCCCAAGTTTTCTCATGACCATCTACCATTGCGTTTACATATTCCTTATCGAAATCTTTCCCGCTCAACTTAGCAAGGTCATCATATTTTTTCTGATGCTTCTCATCTAACGCAGTGGGTAGGGTAATGTTTTTAGCAGATGCGATTGTCATCAAATCAGCATTTGCTTTACCATGGTCAGTTACCATCATGTCAGCGAATGCTTTAATTTCAGCATTTGCTGTTTTTGTTAATGCCAACTTGCTGAATTCAACTTCTGCCATTCCGTTAGCAGCAGCATCGGTAGTAAATTGAGCGTCATTTTCGTCAACAGCTATGCCGCCCGTTGCATTTGCATTTGTAGTGGTATCTTTGGTTTCATTTAAACTGTCTGCAGTTTCTTTTGAATCCTTTGTATCACTGCCACAGCCTTGAAAAGCAAATGCAGCGATAACGATCATACTTAAAAATCCTAATTTTTTCATCTTTTTATTGTTTTTGTTTTAGTTGTGAACTATCATAATCTTAATGCTTAAGTTTTAGTCTCAAAGATTATGATGGTTTCATAGTTAGATATTTTTTGTTTTGATGCTTAACAAGGCTTATTTAAAAATGTTTGACAAACTTGAACAATACAACTTTTGGTTTTAGGTTTGATGATTCATTCACATTTTTAAGATTTCTTCCAGATAGCTAAAAACTGTATATTGGCTTAATTTATATTTAAACTAAATGAAAAAAATAAGCATCCTATTATTATTAATTACTACCTGTTTTATGGCTCAAGCTCAAACTAAAGATGAAACCAATGTTTTAACTGCTGTAGAAAATATGCGTTTAGCGTTAATTAGTGGCGAGAGAGCTGCTTTGCAAAACGTTGCAGCAGAAGATTTAAGTTACGGACACTCTAGTGGTAAATTGCAAAATAAAACCGAGTTTGTAGAGGCCATCGCTAATGGTTCATCGGATTTTGTAAGTGTTGAATATAAAAACCAAACTGTTAAAGTTACTGGGAAAACTGCTTTGGTTCGTCATGAGCTTCATGCGAAAACAAATGATGGGGGTAAGCCAGGAGAAGTACATTTAGGAATTTTGCTGGTTTGGCAAAAACAAGGAAGAGAATGGAAGCTGTTAGGTAGGCAAGCATACAAATTGATAGAGGTTAAATAAAATTGAGTCTAATACATTTCGAATGTTAACTCAATGTTAACAAAAAATAACATTAAATTAATATTGACTTAACACTGAGGGGATACTTTTAATGTATGAATTATCCAGTGTTTATATTCCATGAATTAGTACTTCGTTTTTCGGACATCAATCGGGGAATTGGTAAGTACATATCAAGCACCATTGAGAATGGAGAATGCTTGATCAATACAACAACAGGTCATATTAAAGTGGCCTTAACCATGTTAGAGAAACAATATAATAACCCAAGGTCTATTTCTAAGGAAGAGTTGCAACAATTAGCAACAGGATTTGAAATAGGTTAGTTAATATTGAATTAAAAGATATAAGAAAGCCCCAAAACTAATTAGTTTTGGGGCTTCTTCTTACTTATTCGTTTTACTTAAACTTGTAAGCAAGAGTAGTTACGAATTGGCGAGGAGCAATAGGGTTAACGCTATAGTTTTCGTGCACATAATAGTTTAGTGCATTTGTAATGTTTGAAACTTTTGCCAATAATGAAAGGCTCCTCCAAGAATACCCAGCAGAAAAATCAACTGTTGTAAATGCATCTAAAGGTATTAAACGTAAAGTTGTAGCAGCTTTATTATCATTCCAACCGCCATTGCGTTTTCCTGTATAAAAAACTGAAGTTCCTAATTTTAAGCCCTTAGCTTTTCCTTCTTGTACAGTGTAAAATAGCGTTGCGTTACCAGTATGTTTGGTTGTGCCTACCAAGCGTACATCTTCTAACATACCTGATAAAACAACCGTAGTAGTAGCATTTGGATTAGCAGGTGTTGGAGCAGGAACTATGTTTGTTGTAATTAGAGCAGTGTTGGTGTAGCGCATAAAGTTATAGCTATATCCCGCAATAAAATTTAATCCAGGTAAAATAGTTCCTGTTAAATCTGCCTCAAGCCCGTCACTTTTAGTAGTTCCATTTAATTGTTTAATGTTGCTGTTTGAGTTGATATTTCCTTGAGCATCAAACTCTGCAGTTTGTGCGATGTTGCTGTTAACTTTTCTATATACTGCTAAATTAGCTGTTAATCTACCTCCAAAAAGGTCGTTTTTAATACCAAACTCATAATCATCAACTATTGATGGGGGAAGAGCTGCAAGGAAAATATCAGTTCCAGAATTAGCTATAAAATTATTGGCGTAGCTCACATATAATGATGTAGATTGTAGAGGCTGATAAATTAATGCAAATTTTGGAGAAAATGCATCTTCAATTTTAGTTGCAGCACGTGTTACTGCCCCTGTTTCGAAAACAGTAGTTCTAGTAGGAGCATTTTTTTGATCGGTATAACGAATGCCAGCTAATACTTTAAATTTGTTTGTAATTTCGATTAAATCTTGTACAAAAGCCCCGTAACGATAAACTGGTGTAAGTGTTTCGCTAATATTAAAAGTAGTTGGCATTAAACCTGAGCCATAGTAAGTATTTGGATCAAGTAGGTTTACGTTACCATAATTATATGTGGTAATTGCGGTACCATTTGCATTTTTACCATAATTAAAACCGTTACTTGTAACTCTTGATTGATCTGCATCCAAACCAATTAATACGGTATGCTTAATTTTTCCAGTATTAAATATACCAGTTAAATTTATTTGTTGATTATAAGTGTATTCTTGTGTTTTAGCTCTTGTTAAATTACGAGCTACAACACCTGCTGCATTTGCCGCAGGACGTTCTGCTCCAAAATAATCCCTGCCATAAGATTGAAATGAACTTATAACGTTCATTTTCCAATCGTCATTGAATTTATGGTTTACGTTTAATTGGCTGGTTATAGTATTTGTGTTATTGTAGGCCCAAGGTGTATTAAGAAATTTGTTCCTGCCAAAATCTATAATTTTGCTACCAAAAGACCCTACACCGAAATCTGGTGTGTAATCACTTTTTAAATAATCACCTTGTAACAAAACATCTGTTTTATCACTTATTTTATAAAGTAAGGAAGGATTTACATAAACACGATTAGACTTTACATTATCTCTAAAACTTCCTGCTTTTTCGTAGGTGCTAATCGCTCTAAAAGCTAGTTTTTGAGAGATAGGACCATAAACATCTACCATTGGTTTATATTGATCATAACTTCCTGTACGCATAGATACCTGACCTCCATACTCAAATTGTGGTTTTTTGGTAACCATGTTTATAACGGCTCCACCAGTAACACCACCATATAATAAGGCAGCACTACCTTTTAAAACTTCTACAGATTCTAAAGTACTAGCTTCTGGACTTCCTCCAATAGAAGTACGACTTCCATTTTTAAAAGTGTTATTGCTTCCTAAGCTGTAACCACGAGCATAAAAATTCTCTCCCACACTACCACGATTTGCACCTAATGCTACACCATTAACATTTTTCATTACATCTCCCAAGCGATCAGCTTGTTGATCTGCAATAACTTGACTTGTGATGATTTGCGCAGATTGAGGTAAGTCTTTAGTTGGTATATTGGTTTTACCTAAGTTAACAGGTTTTGAATTTGGTGTTCTATAACCATTTACCGCAACTTCTTTAAGTTTTGAAGATGATTCTGCAATGGCAAAATCTACAGTTGTAGTTTGACCACTTGTCACCGAAACTTGTTTCTCTTGTGCAATTGTTCCAATTGCAGAAATTTTTAAGGTGTAGTTGCCTGCACTAACATTTTTGATAATGAAATTTCCATTTTCGTCTGTTTGGCTTGCTTTATTTGTGTTCAATAAACCTACGTTTACGTATGGAGCCGGTTTGCCATCGCTGGTTTTAACAACACCTGATATGATGCCGTTTTTTGTTTGGGCCTGCACATTCCCAAACAGGAATATGGAAATAGTGATGACACTAAGGATCTGAGTAAATAATTTATTCATCTTTTTATTTGGATTAATTCTAAACAGCGGCAAAGATATAATCCAAGCTAATAAAAGCAAAATTTATTTAGACTTATTTTAAATAATGAAGAAATAGTTGCCTCAGTCTTAGGTAATGAAGTTTTTAATTCTATCTATAGTTGAGTAAACGATAAGATAAAGTAAGGCTCCCAGTATAGTGGTTGTAAAAAAAGAAATTTAAACGAAAAATGAAATGGTATTAGCTGTTTCTTACAAACAAATCTGTTTCTAATACTTTCTTCTCGAATTCTTCTACGGGATATTTGGCTTCGATAAGTTGTAATAACATCTGAGTAGCCAATTTCCCTATTTCAAATGCTGGCTGGCGAACAGAAGTAAGGGATGGATTAAACAAGTCGAGCACATCTGAGTTACTAAAACCTGCAATAGCCATGTCTTCCGGTACAGCAATTCTTAAATTTTTAAATACGCTTAAACAACCTGTACTTAAACGATCGCCAGCTACAAATATCGCATCTGGTTTTTCAGGTAAGGCCATTAATTCTTTAATTGCATTTTCCATTTCTTCATAAATCATTCCGCCATGCGGACAATGTTTAATATAGGCAGGATTAAGCTCAATGTTATTTGCTTTGAGGGCATTTTCATATCCTTTTAAGCGCTCAATGCTTATGGATAGTTGTGTAGAACTTGTTAAGTGGGCAATACGTTTATATCCAGATTTTATGAGATGATTTGTAGCTTCAAAAGCCCCTTTTTCGTTATTAGCAATTACTTTATGGGTTTCAATTTCATCAGCAACGCGATCAAAAAATACAATTGGCAAACCTCTTTCATGTAATGAAGTAAGATGTGATATGTCTTGCGTTTGAGAAGATAATGATACTAATAAGCCATCGACAGATCTAGAAGCCAAATGCTGAACATTAATTACCTCACGGTCAAAAGATTCATGTGTTTGAGTGAGGATAACATGGTAACCTCTATCATAAGCGATAGATTCAATTCCATTAATTGCTTGAGAAAAATAACTATTAGCCACCTCGCTAACCACTACACCTATAGATTTGCTGCGACGTTCCTTTAAGCTTAATGCAATAGGATTTGGTTGATAGTTGATTTCCTTTGCATAAGCGAGTACTATTTTCTTGGTGGCAGCGCTTATTTCATGGGTATCTCTTAACGCTCTAGAAACCGTTGAGGTGGAGAGGCCTAAAGCTTTTGCAATATCTTTTATGGTTACGGGCTCAAACATAGTTGAAGCAATATTCTGCAAATATTTTAACGGTAAAAATCAAAGTATAATATTACGATTTTTTTCTGAGGCTTAAAGATAAAATTTAGATAACACT
The sequence above is drawn from the Pedobacter frigiditerrae genome and encodes:
- a CDS encoding LacI family DNA-binding transcriptional regulator, with the protein product MFEPVTIKDIAKALGLSTSTVSRALRDTHEISAATKKIVLAYAKEINYQPNPIALSLKERRSKSIGVVVSEVANSYFSQAINGIESIAYDRGYHVILTQTHESFDREVINVQHLASRSVDGLLVSLSSQTQDISHLTSLHERGLPIVFFDRVADEIETHKVIANNEKGAFEATNHLIKSGYKRIAHLTSSTQLSISIERLKGYENALKANNIELNPAYIKHCPHGGMIYEEMENAIKELMALPEKPDAIFVAGDRLSTGCLSVFKNLRIAVPEDMAIAGFSNSDVLDLFNPSLTSVRQPAFEIGKLATQMLLQLIEAKYPVEEFEKKVLETDLFVRNS
- a CDS encoding TonB-dependent receptor → MNKLFTQILSVITISIFLFGNVQAQTKNGIISGVVKTSDGKPAPYVNVGLLNTNKASQTDENGNFIIKNVSAGNYTLKISAIGTIAQEKQVSVTSGQTTTVDFAIAESSSKLKEVAVNGYRTPNSKPVNLGKTNIPTKDLPQSAQIITSQVIADQQADRLGDVMKNVNGVALGANRGSVGENFYARGYSLGSNNTFKNGSRTSIGGSPEASTLESVEVLKGSAALLYGGVTGGAVINMVTKKPQFEYGGQVSMRTGSYDQYKPMVDVYGPISQKLAFRAISTYEKAGSFRDNVKSNRVYVNPSLLYKISDKTDVLLQGDYLKSDYTPDFGVGSFGSKIIDFGRNKFLNTPWAYNNTNTITSQLNVNHKFNDDWKMNVISSFQSYGRDYFGAERPAANAAGVVARNLTRAKTQEYTYNQQINLTGIFNTGKIKHTVLIGLDADQSRVTSNGFNYGKNANGTAITTYNYGNVNLLDPNTYYGSGLMPTTFNISETLTPVYRYGAFVQDLIEITNKFKVLAGIRYTDQKNAPTRTTVFETGAVTRAATKIEDAFSPKFALIYQPLQSTSLYVSYANNFIANSGTDIFLAALPPSIVDDYEFGIKNDLFGGRLTANLAVYRKVNSNIAQTAEFDAQGNINSNSNIKQLNGTTKSDGLEADLTGTILPGLNFIAGYSYNFMRYTNTALITTNIVPAPTPANPNATTTVVLSGMLEDVRLVGTTKHTGNATLFYTVQEGKAKGLKLGTSVFYTGKRNGGWNDNKAATTLRLIPLDAFTTVDFSAGYSWRSLSLLAKVSNITNALNYYVHENYSVNPIAPRQFVTTLAYKFK